The Coffea arabica cultivar ET-39 chromosome 6e, Coffea Arabica ET-39 HiFi, whole genome shotgun sequence genome contains the following window.
CTTTTAATTCAAACTTGTTGCTCATTTTAAAAGCACATTCAAGGGCAATTGATTAGCAAGCTATGTTGagcaaaatttcactttaaatTTAGAGGAAACGAGACAAATTCTAATCCAAGATTCGGCCAAAACCTTCCAAGTTTTGTTTGTCATTTCATAAGAAAAATCCCAGCTTTTGTAATGCTCTTTGAAAAGTCATAACTTGAGTAGTTCAAAAATCATAAatcttataccgttagaaaatagactcaaaagtCTGCAactctttagaagacaccttcaTAAAATTCAGTCCATAACTTAGTCAAATCTCAGCCTAAATTCACTGCTCAACTGAGTGCAATAACAGGACAGTCTTGGATTTTCGGCCCACTtggaaattttctggtatttatAGATGGTGAACCAAACCATGAATTTTACATGGTTAAAAgagctatgagtctagtttcaaatgcaacaaacatgATTCAAttcggatttttctacaccaagatataacaaattTCTCAAGACTGCTCAGGGTCTACTgcggaaaaaattttcagcaacactTGACTCAACCTTCCCACTTAAACTCATGATTTTTGGTTCAAATCCAActcacaatcaaagtttaatgtCTAACATAGTTTGTTGAGCAAGATTTGACccaaaagttttgaaaaataaaggctAACAACACTTAAAAGTTTCAGCCAGCAAGAAACtttccaaacagaaattttcctCAAGTCATCTACCTAAATCAAGGTTTCAAAGAAACTCATCATCAATCCATTAAAGATCCAATCTTTCTAGCTACAAATCTACTAGAAACTTGAAGAAAAGAGAGGGTTTCAAGCCAATATCTCTCCTAGCAATTTCAACCAAGCAACAACTTCAAGTTTCCTCCAAGAGTTGCCTCCAAGCAAGACTTCTTTCCAAACTCAAACAAGGTTCCAAGAATCAACCAGAGTTTGGGGAAgatttgaagcaagaaatggaggaagaaagttgagctttttttcttcttgtttttgggaGTGAGGAGCTCAGCCAAAGCAAGGAAAAATGAGAGTTTTTGGAGCTAATTTGGAAGATAAATACAACACTTCTCTTGGTCAAAGTCTTGGCTTGATGGTTGACAAGTGTCAAGATCAAATTCCATtcctatctctttgtctctcttgtgTTTCTTATAACTAATCTATCTTGTATTTCTCTAATACACTCTTAACACCTTTAATCACATACTCCCTCTAGTACCACGCTCATTCTCGTCCACTAAATATAACACACACATCTCACTGGTCGGTCACACTATCTTAATACTCTACAaaacttaacatgtactaaaatatagaaaggaaaataagaaaaatcttAACTTAACATTTAAAATCACTGTCAAattaaggctagaaaatatgcaagtaaagtaaaattaaaaggaaatataaattaatttttcaaaaataggagacaaatgtaaaaataattttcaggTCCTCATACTCTCActcccttaagaaaatttcgtcctcgaaatttttaccttccatcACCTCAGATGACTCTTGAGCCTGTTGCTTGTCTATGGCGTATACCCACGTTGGCACTCTTGGTCTGTTCTCTCTTTCATTAGCTTGTCTAGGATTAGTTTTATCCCCTTGTTGAGCGTTATTCTCTCGTTGCTGTTTCTTCGGACAGTTGCTAATTTGATGATTGGTACTCCCACAAGCTAAGCACTTTCGCCCCTTCCTCCAGCAATCATCCTCAGTGTGATTTGTCttcccacagtatccacaggccaagcAAGAAGCCACTTTTTAGCCTTCTCGAGGAATTTCCTCTTGTTGCCCTTTTCCCACTGTACTCCCTCTTGTAAAACTTTCTTTTAGCGTTCCTAGTGCCCATGGTGGGtaaggtgaatggttcactttttgcactttgggaGGCATTACCTTTTCTCTAGATTTCTCATGTGTACTACTAGGTGCACTCCTTTTTCATGTTTGGAAAGTTTTTACCTGTGCTTTCGCATTCTCaatcctttgagttttctcaagAGCTTCTGTaaaagtattaacttgaacCGCCGCTAAAGCTTCTTGGATCTCCAAATTCAATtcttgtataaaccgtctcactctCCTTCGCTTCGTAATCACCAATTCAAGAGTAAATTTAGACAGTTTAGTGAATTGtgtttcatattcagccacactcaGAGTTCCCTGACGTAACCTAATAAAATcattctctctcttctcttgaaccaaaggtgggaggtatttctcattaaatttccttataaagtttacccaagtccatgcagtctgttctctctcccactttgccCTAATAATATTCCATCATGTCCGGGCCAGTctttcgaattgaaatacagcaaagttCACCTGTCTTTCCTCCGTGTAGTTCAAAGCTGCAAAGATATTAGCCATCGTCTTCAACCAATACTCAGCTGtctctggatcaggccctccaaagAATTTTggtggagaaaacttttgaaaacgttctaaggccctatcctctcctatctcaAGATTCCTAGGTTGATTCACTGAAGTTTGGCCTTGTTGTTCTACCAATTGTGCTAAGATATTGATAATTTGTTGTATCACCATCGCTACTTGGTCCCCTACTTCAACTTTAGGTTCACGATTTTGCTCGGCCGCTACTTCTCTTTCATTCCTTGGTTCCAGTGATTGCCTAGCCCCACGTCCTTGACCAGCTCCATGTCAACGACTACGTCATCCCTCCAtacctttctctctctctctcttttggtcaaaatagcctatattgtacataaacaaaataaatcgGCTAAAGCGGCAGGATAAACACATTTTCAAATCTCAAAGCCATAGATAAGAAAACATGCTTAGCATATTTATAGCACACCAAGTTCATACATCAAGTCACGAAGATACTGTGCATATCACCTGATCAAATCCAAGTACACAAGATAAAAGAAAGTACCATACATATTAGCATTGACATATCACGAACAAAATACATACGTGGCAAAACAAGCAAGAAACAACATGttgtcctcgaaattctaaTCTTTGCTCACAAAAACTCAAGTCTGCAACCTCCAATTTACTCATGGTCATTGTCAAATCTATACCCAAAAGATACTACGACTACTTACCCCTATAGTATCCTTTCTATTCTCAATCGGAGCGGTCATCCTACGTTCGCCAAAAGAATATATACAAGATTAGAATCCAAactcttttttccaaaacttcCATACCTAATCCAAAACTCTCAATCTGGGCAAGATAGGAATCAAAGTCAAATCCCTACTTTTACATCGAGAGGTAGGTATCAAGGAAGCATAGGCAAGAATAGTCAATCAAGGACCAAATTATAAGGAGATAGGTCTGCAGTGCTAATTTCTCCAACATGCATGACAATCTAACCACCAGCCATAGAAACCCTAACAAATCAGTTACTGGATTAGTCCATTATAGCACTCATCGATCCATTCTCCTCAATTAGTTCAATTCCAAGGTCACATATTAAAATCTTCCATGCGTTAACCTTTTTCATTCATATCTACCTCAAGGGCAGTTGTGATGTCGACTCTCATCTAAATGCCCTCAACTCTTGAGTACTcgagtacaagaatccgaaataaaataattaacaaCTCGAGCCGACCGATCCCAAGAATAAATCACttatattagagattcctacttGACGTACATATATATCTTCTCCAAgtatcatgataaaggttttatgtgacagtcccaccttcccctaaggcgtaccaaaggggttagcggactgcctgtccagctctcgctaggactactCTGACGCTTATAAATCAAAATTCGCAAAACGAAAATGGGAAATGGAGCCGCACAGGAACAGTGCCCGAAACCCAATCAATCACCATCAAATCATATAAACCTTGGAATTTgacatttacaaaccaaaataacacATGAACATTGCCAACCACGTTTATACACATATAGTTTCAAATTTACAACCTAGAAGGAAAGGTTAAGTCAAAATACACTTAAGGTTTTTCAATCATCAAGGAGCTAGACAAAAGAAtattaaactagctcaactcggcttcaaaatcacagttccccaaaaggtattcatatccctgtaaggaaaacaaaggcaatggagtgagctttcgcccaatgaggtaccatcactcaAGTAACAAAGTTCATATAAGTACAAAGGTACTCAATCCAAATACATTCAATAAGTGAGTCAACGAGCACCCCATTTCAATAAAGATatgtaaaaggatacggtcggctcttaagagcccttttcctcgcttgCCGCACTTGATCTTgccccgttgaccctccgtcaacgcttAAGGAGGAACCAATATCGTAGACTCTACTTTCCCCaatttccttccacctcacatacccctaccgggcccgaactcaaACCAAttcaaaatggtaatactcgagtataccggaatcaagagtctcatacccaatgattccatagaaacagtccccatggcttgtcaaactccccgaccaagcccttgctggctcgagtcaatcgaCCGCCggtggggttgagctcagagtcAACAGTAagagtcgttggatacacgtccaaacgacaccagttcaagtataTCCAAGAGACATTCAATCGATACAATAAACAGTCACATAAGCCATAGAgtacgagagtgataaagtacaccctcgactCAATCATTCTCAACAATATACCCAAACATTTAaatcatagatttcaagtataatAAAGCCATAAAGTAACAATCAtatgagtagtatactcaccaatcaagcaaaGGAAGATTTCACAAATTTCAGTCCAACGAGCGCCTTgggtcaccggcacgccctaaatCATTCAAGgaaacacaatgagactcgaatacgagtcataaatccAAGCCACATATAACTAATGTAAAGCCAATAGAACTTGAAAGTGATATAAGAAACACTTGAGGCTAATGGTTTAGACAACCCCAAAGTCACTAATTAACACCCTAAGCAACCCAATTCCAAGAAAGCATAGGGACctaaaatttgggcagcatttccccttaaaatttcagatttccaacctacaatcaatcACTTATATTACTCCAACATAACCATAATTACAATTGCAAGTCATAGGCCATTCAATACCCCTTATTAGGCTTACAATACCCTTCAAACAAAGCCAATTCGAGAGTTCTATAGCAACCCAATAAAAGCCCCAATCacaaccctaaatctgaaatttttcgtacaaagcggaaattttctgcaaataaCCACAACTTACGCATCAAAGTTTCATTCTAGACCattccaagccatcatccatggtcAACCAAtcttaaacatataaaaacagaaaaatcatgaataattatgaaaattcaccaatctctaccaaaagtcataAAATCTTTCACAAAACCAACTCTATGActaacacaagtcattaatttcacattatcaaaaccaaagaaggaattccttaactactcaccttgcaacctcaagaaaagaaccaacttagcaccactttcttccaaaccacttcaccaacaaccTCACTACAACTAAtctaaggatttttatggagaaatctcaagtttaatcggttggattgcaagattgagcaagattgagagcaaaagagttgaaggtttcttttcttttctttctagagagagccggccaaagaagcttgaaatgaagatgatttttggatcAATTTTGATTAATTGGTAAAGTTAATGAATTGTAGTCAAaatccaagattaaatcacaaagtgacacttgtcacctttttggtttataGCTATCCCTTTGTCTCTCTACTACTaatccatctaagtaacctctaattatctcttaacacctagaaAATTAATCCCAATATaccaaacttaacctaatttgCCGAATTTTACCACACTTTCTGCACTtacgggtcccacatccggtatactctcttaatttctcgaaaactaactgatactagaaaaataatttaaaaatcacatttactcataaaaattatctaaaaaattttcctaacaaagaaaatatagaattagtgtgcaattaaataaaataaaacctagaaaataataaaaatttcgggttctcacactctctcccccttaaaagaatttcgctctcgaaatttctcaccttaactttcaaacagttttgggtattttttttgcatttcttcttccacctcccaggtagcctccTCAATCCCGTGATTTCTCCACAAAATCTTCACCAAAGGTATTCGTTTGTTTCTCAGCTCCTTAACCTTTCGGTCAAGCAACTGTACTGGCTTCTCTTCGTAGGTGAGAGATTCATCTATCTCGACttcctctggttgtaagatatgAGATGGATCAGGataatacttcttaagcatcgaGACGTAGAAAACGTCGTGGATTCTGGATAGACTTGACGGTAGTTCAAGTCGATACGCTATTTTACCAACTCTCTGGAGAATCTTGAAAGGTCCGATGAATctcggttgaagtttctttcctctacccgccgtgACACTTCGTAATGGTGTGACCTTAAGGAAAACACGATCCCCAACCTCGAACTCCAGATCATTTCTTCGATTGTCCGCGTAGCtgttttgtcggctttgagctgtttggagtctttgtcgtatcaacttgactttttcttgtacttcctccatccatggaatagccGTTGGATCTAGAATCTTCCTCTCGCCGACTTCATCCCAATAGATCGGTGACCGGTACTTTCTCCCGTAAAGTGCTTCgtatggggccatttgaattgacgaatggtaaCTGTTATTGTAAGCAAACTCTATTAAGGTCATATGTTGACCCCAGTTACCCCTAAAATCTAAGATGCAAGTCCTTAACATATCCTCAAGGGTCTGAATGGTTCActcagattgtccatccgtctgggggtgataagtggtacttAGGTTAAGTTTAGTCCCCAAagtctcttgaaatttctgtcaAAACCTAGACACAAAGTGGGGATCTCTATCCGAAACAATGCTCACAGGGACTCCGTGTAACCTTACAATCTCATCCATATACACCTGAGTCAATTTATCCAtagaatacttcatgtttactggCAAGAAAtaggccgatttggttaaccgatcaGCGcttacccaaacggcatcatgttcTCGTTGCATTCgtggcaaacctgaaacgaaggccattgtgatgttttcccacttccattcgggtatctcaagaggttgtaacaaGCCAGATTGTTTTTGATGCTCCActttaacttgttggcaaatgagacatttttgcacatattgagcaattttctttttcatgttgtcccaccaataagcTCATTTTAGATCCTGATACATCCTGCTACTACATGGATGGATCGTATACTtagaccgatgagcttcctctaaGATCTCCTTCTTTAACATTTCATCTTTGGGCACCACCACTCGGTTTCGATATTTCAAAATACCTTCTGGACTGAGGTTGAAGTCGGCCAATTCCccttttttcactttctcttccGACTTCCGCACCATAACATCTTCCTTCTGAGCTTCTGTAATTCGCTCCAGTAGGGTAGACGTTACCCTCACATTACCAAAAGTCACCTTATGCTtcccaaggcagggtttccactcacaaaccGATTCTAATagatcccactccttaatcattaacccCGTTACCTGAGCCTTTCGGCTTAAGGCATCCGCCACCACGTTGGCTTTCCCCGGATGGTAGTTAATGGTGCcgtcgtaatcctccagaaactccatccaccgtcgctgcctcatattcaactccttttatgagaaaaggtatcgaagactcttatggtctgaGTAAACCTTGAAGGTTACTCCGTatagatagtgtctccactttttcagagcgaaaacaactgcggctaactccagatcgtgggttgggTAGTATTGCTCATGgggtttcaacttcctagaggcaaaagatatcacattctGATTTTGCATCAGCACACACCCCAGACCTTCCCGCGACGCGTTGGTATAAACGGTAAAACCGTCTACTCCGTTAGGCAAAGCTAGAATCGGTGCCATGGTTAATCTTTTCTTTAGCTCTCGAAAACTTGCCTCGCACTTAGCATCTCACATAAAATgaccatgtttctttgtcaaatcGATTAAAGGACCAGCTAGTTTGAAAAAGTCTTTAATAAAGCGCCTATAATACCCAGCCAACCCTAGAAAACTACGAATCTCCAtaggattttctggcctcttctaatcagtcacggcctctacttttCCCGGGTCAACCGAGATACCCTCTTGGAAAATTAcgtgctcaaagaaagaaattttctccagccaaaactcgcacttactaaacttagcatacaattgaTGTTCTCTTAAGGTTTGTAAAACGATTCTTaagtgctgctcatgctcctcaTGAGTCttggagtagaccaaaatgtcattaataaagacaacgacaaatcgatccaggtagggcttaaaaacccatTGCATCagatccatgaaggcggcaggggcattggtcagtccaaagggcataaccgCGAACtcataatgcccatatctcgaattgaaagcagtttttggGATATCCTtcttcctaatcaacaattgGTAATACCCCTGTTGAAGATCTAATTTCgaaaagaccactgctccttgcaactggtcgaacaactcatcaatatggggcaATGAATACTTATTTTTAACCGTCACATTGTTCAGCCCCCGGTAGTCGATACGCATACGCAGATTCCCGTCCCTTTTCTTCACGAATAACACAGGGGTTCCCTAGGGAGACCCACTCTCATGAATGAAACCCCgatccaaaaggtcttgtaactgcaatttcaactccCTAAACTCAGCAGGTGCCATCTGATACGggatttttgagataggtgacaTTCCAGGTAACAAGTCAATTTTgaactctatctctctctctggaggtagggctactaactcatcagggaatacatctgGATATTCCTTTACTATGTGCACATCCTCTACCTTCAATTTATCGGTGGGGGTATTGATTAGAAAGGCTAAGAACCCTTGCGCCCCACTACTTAGcagttttctagcccgaatgcccgagATCAAGGCGGATGATGCTAACCTTCCCCTTATATCTAACTTTAAGGTCGTCTCCCCAGGAATGCGGAACTCTACCACCTTCTTCTTACAATCTAATTGAGCATTATacctggctaaccagtccatgcccAAGATCatgtcgtaccccttaatggacaggcttatcaaatcccctaacaattttctctctcctacccaaaccttGCAGTCCTTATAAACCATGCTAGTGATCAAACGATGGTCCCCAGTGGGGGTActaacttctaagtcataaggtaatCTAGCAGACTTGATATCAGTACCacacatgaaattagggttaataaaggaatgggtggcaccgggatctactaagaCCTTCGCAAATCGGTGaaatacagggatcgtaccttctacgacctcgaAAGAGTCTGGGGCCTGTTGGGGCTCTAGCAAGTACACTCGAGCTGACACCTTGGGTTATGTCCCGTCCACCTTAACTGGTCCAGAACTGGTCCTTGGCGGTTGTTGACTTCCCTTTCCATCTTGCTTTAGAACTGGGCAGGTGGCgagctggtggtctgcgcttccgcaacgcaggtactttccctccttcttccagCAGTTGTCCTCTGTGTGATTTggctttccgcaatacccgcagggtccacGGGATGCAGAACCCGAACCTCTCTGGAAACCTCCTCTTTGGCCTCTCCCAGCTGGGCCACCACTTAGCTGAGCCCCTCTACTTACGCCCAGCTgcagatgtgaactatcttatttcggattctcgtgcccgagtactccagaattgaggcgatgcaagctactaggtatttgagccttgtattttggaaacgagcctggtattttggaaacatgaacaggctttgtctgactagaatgtgcacaagagatcaatggacatctagtttggataataagtgacgtgagagaccagacgggctgatactgggacgacttcaccttttccttttggttcgtccGTATATTACTACCACCTAACGTTAGTATATGTGCTTGTATATGTGCTTgtatacatggttatctgtccaacttgatatgtatttgtgtacttgcttatccgtcttttaatatggcgtgttatgtgcgatatgttatttgtgtaattggtatgatagattttgttattttagtcaatttattgcattcatgcattaaagtacccttttggaaagaaaagagagagggggaaaaaaaaaaagagacgtagtcgcggacatggtcatagcagtgaaacaaaacgagaccaagagtcaagagaagaaagggaggaaacaacagctgaaccaaacatggaccaagagtgccacttgtattcaagactttattatgacccattgttttgccgacaggctaccatctgaggtccagcaattctgtgagatgacacgttgggttgagatgtataagcaaatcgcggttcttcgagacgaaatagaagtcgaaaagaaactagtcgcatactgggaagggcgatggaagcacgagtattcagaaaaaattgagctcttgcacaagaacttagagctaaaaaggaaatacgcagggatttccgaggaggccttagcaatggcacaaagcactACTTCCATGGGGGTTCTAGAGAAAACTCCAAGGACCGAAgttgcaaggccacaagtgaagaccttccatgcaaagaaaaggagtgcatctcttgagagtcaaaggccagaacagggtaagcgaggtaggtcatttgctaagaagggtcATGGAAAGGGTGGTGTGACAAGTTGTGGTTATTACGGAAAAttcaatcatattgaagtggattgttggagaaaggggaggagatgtctgcgctgtgggagcgccgagcatcgaattgctcattgcccgattaaagcgcgtgaaaagaaaggaacccaacaaccaaccaagaccgaccctggaccgtcaagtggagaagggactggaatgaagaacctcgtttcttctgactctgaagacggagaaggtacaagccattggttactttaaattttgaaggtaaaatttcgagggcgaaattcttttaagggggagagagtgtgagaacccgtattttttcccattttctaggttttactatttttcatggcttgttttctggattttcgtgattagaaaaaatttctagatacttttaaggagcagatataatttttagatgatttttctagtatcgaataggttttgagaaattaagagcgtataccggacgtgggacctactagtgcaaaaagttcggaaaaattcggtcaactaggttaagttttggatactggaattaatttaccgggtgttaagagataattagaggaggctaagtggattggtataagagagacaagttaggtaagcATTTtataaaggtgacaagtgtcaccatttgagtggatTTACTTTAGAAaaaactattcatggtcttaccatttgacttaaataaacaaaaaatgaccaaaaatcatcaaaaatcctcCATAAGTGGCgggctctctctttctctctctcttactctaagcacaaggaagaaaactcttcaagtttgctccaaatcatcaaaaccaaccattgaaacttgcaatttctccataaaacctcttcaattagtgtttgtgagttgttgtgtggagttatttgggaagctaggaggacctattgctctctctctcttgtttctaaggtgagttgtgaagaaccaccctcctcccttaattgatgcttaaatcatgattagtggtagtatgagatgcaatattatggattatttcttgatttgtgattgaagtgatgaagttttattatttttggggatttttctgttttactatgaacatgattgtgtggctatctatgatgattggagatggtatataatgactctaggaggtggaaaaagtgattaattgcaaccaatttctggtttggaagaaatttcagaaaattagggttttagtgggaacattctgcccgaatttatagctcctagttagagtccgaattggctttggcttaaaacatgaaagttgtatgtaatgacattttagagtttcctacaaaatttcaggccaatcggagtagtgtagaatgagcaaagtcgaaattactattgctgttctggttttacccgaatgtaagaattgcgcctgtaattggttgttttggctgtaatttcttccgaattggttgttgaggccttctgatgaaatgtagccctgtttcttagatttcatctggttttggaatttatggatttggacttggagagcctgagttatgatgtttccgctagaatgcgttctgtgaatctgttttacggttttggtgtagtatcttgcatttttgacatggttgcactcaaaactgggttgattgaccttctgtgatgttgtatccatgtattttagcttcgaatcGGTGTATCGTACatcttcatccgataatcgtagtgaaattggtgccattaccgcaaaacgaggtcaaaaactgtttttttcagggccaaagctaattgcatttccaaattttttggttttctctaatgtttgtatatgcttatggaaccctattggggtcatgtttggccttggtttatgactcgttatcgagtctcattgtacttgtttgcatgttttagggcgtgacggtggtgcacaacgttcttttgacggaagtgcatgaaaccacatttgcgagcttggtgagtgtactactcacttgtgtgttactatatggctttgaatgtaaattgcttgaagtgaattgaatgtgacttgattgaagtgaaagtatactttatcactctcacttatatgccttatatcattgttgtcatgttattggaatgttacatgaaatgttacatgaaatgaaagtacttgacttggtgtcgattggacgagtatccaacgactacaaatgttatcattgagctcaaccccattggtagttgattgaatcgagccggcgagggcttggtcgtgccaattaatgaaccttgggtaaagttatatggaatcttgtagtatgcgagactctcgattccggtatactcgagtaataccaaagtgcaagtgtttggatttcgggcccggtagggggatgttaggtggaaggagtggaagtaaagtggagtctacggttggttacttttgaacattgacggagagtcaatgacgtccgatcaagaaatgcaaacgaggaaagggctcttgagagccatctgtatccttttatcaccatatttgacgtgtgcctttgcttaattttactatattgaatgaaagcttgatgcttatatgcccttggttgcgtaagtgatagtatctcactgggcaattagctcaca
Protein-coding sequences here:
- the LOC140009856 gene encoding uncharacterized protein, with protein sequence MEFLEDYDGTINYHPGKANVVADALSRKAQVTGLMIKEWDLLESVCEWKPCLGKHKVTFGNVRVTSTLLERITEAQKEDVMVRKSEEKVKKGELADFNLSPEGILKYRNRVVVPKDEMLKKEILEEAHRSKYTIHPCSSRMYQDLK